ACCGTTTTCAACATACTGTGCGGCAAGGCGACCTATCGCTTCCTTTTCGTCCAGATGCGTCTGACGTTCCAGCAGCAACGCACCGGTATTTTGCTTACCGGTCATCAGGGTGGCTCCTCCATGATAACGCTGCACATGCCCGGCCTTCTGCAACATGCGCAGGTCGGTACGAATCGTCGCTTCGGTTAAGCCAAAGGTTTCTGTCAGTGCTTTTACCGTGACCGTGCCGTCTTCACGGATCATCTCAAGTATCTTCTCACGGCGCTGCTGCATGTCGGCCAGCTGCTCAGTTTTGCTTTTCAATCGAAACTCTCCCTTTTTCCAATCACGGTCTGATCGTTGCGAAAAGAAACCCGAGCTGATTTTACTCTGCGCTCAGGGGATTTGCGAGGTGACTCGCACAAACATTGATTTTCGAACGAAAACATAAAATCGATATGGAATTGATTTCACAATGACAAAGTAGCGTCTTTATCCATGCTTCTTTTTGTGTGATTTTATTAATTGTATTAAATACAACAAGATAAAAATTATTCTGGTAATTTGTATGAAATTTGATCTCACCCACAAACCATTAACAAACGATAGCTTATATTTTTGTTCGAAAATGATGGCGGGTGTCATCCGCTGACCAGCCATAACCAGAGCTATCGACTGAGAACCAGGGAGAGTGAGGATGAGTGGGGAATATGATGTAAATCTGCGCTACGGCGTGAATGCAGACCAGGACCTGACCGGCAAAGTCGCGGTGGTGACGGGTGGCCTCGGCGGGATCGCCATGGCCAGTAACCAGATGCTGCTGGAAAAAGGTGCCCGTCTGGCACTGCTTTACCCTCCCTTCGAAAGCGACAAAGTCGCCAGCGTCAGCAGCCAGTTTGATGCTGAACGTGTGCTGCTGGTCTGCTGTGATGTCACCGACCCGCAGTCGGTGGAAGAGGCCTTCTCGCGCGTTGAACAGCATTACGGCCATCTCGATATCCTGGTGAACTGCGCAGGTTACGTGATGCTGCAACCGGTGCTGGAAACCGAGTTTGCCGAATGGCAGAAGCAAATTGCCGTCAATCTTACCGGGCCTTTTCTCTGCTCGCAGGCGGCAGGCAAACGCATGATCCGCGCCGGTCAGGGCGGCAAGATTATTAATATCGCCTCACAAGCCGCGTCTATCGCTATCGATAACCATGTGGCCTACACCTCGGCCAAGGCCGGGCTACTGGGCATGACCAAAGTGATGGCGAAAGAGTTTGCGCCACATCGTATTAACGTCAACACCCTGTCGCCGACCGTGGTGCTGACCCCCATGGGCGAAAAAGCCTGGCGCGGCGAGAAGGGGGAGCAAATGAAAACCCTGATTCCGCTGGGACGCTTCGCCTACACCGATGAAATCGCTGCGGCAGTGCTGTTTTTTGCCAGTAACGGCAGCGACATGATCACCGGCGCCGATCTGATGATCGACGGTGGCTTCACTATTTGGTAGTTCCGCGCCTGCACCAGAGAAGGCGACAACCCTGCAAACGTAATAATTACAATGAGAGACATCACCATGAAAACCCGTACCCTGCTGTTAACCGCCATTGCCAGCTGTCTGGTTTCGCATGTCAGCCTCGCGGCGGACAAAGGCACCATCATGATTCTGGTGAATTCCCTGGATAACCCGTATTACGCCTCTGAAGCGAAAGGGGCCAATCTGAAGGCGCAGGAACTCGGCTACAAAACCAGCGTGCTGTCGCACGGTGAAGATGTGAAAAAACAGAGTGAGCTGATCGATGCGGCCATCGGCAAAAAGGTGCAAGGCATTGTGCTGGATAACGCCGATTCCACCGCCAGCGTCGCAGCGATCAAAAAAGCCAAAGATGCCGGTATTCCGGTGGTGCTGATTAACCGCGAAATCCCGGTTGACGATGTGGCGCTGGAACAAATCACCCACAACAACTTCCAGGCCGGTTCAGACGTGGCCAACGTGTTTGTCGAGAAGATGGGTGAGAAGGGCAAATATGCTGAACTGACCTGTAACCTCGCCGACAACAACTGCGTCACCCGTTCCAAATCTTTCCATCAGGTCCTCGATCAATACCCCGATATGCAGAGCGTGGCGCGCCAGGATGCCAAAGGTACGCTGATCGATGGCAAACGCATTATGGACAGCATCCTGCAAGCGCATCCGGATGTGAAAGGGGTGATCTGTGGCAACGGTCCGGTGGCGCTGGGGGCGATCGCCGCGCTGAAAGCGGCCGGACGTAATGATGTCACCGTGGTGGGGATTGATGGCAGCAACGACGAACGTGATGCGGTCGAAGCCGGTTCACTGAAAGCCACCGTGATGTTGCAGGCACAGGCGATTGCCGCACAGGGCGTGACCGATCTTGATAACTATATCCAGAAAGGCACCAAGCCTGAGAAACAGCGCGTGATGTTCCGCGGCATCCTGATCACCCCGGAAAATGCGAAAAACGTTCAGGATTTTAACTACAAATCTTAATTTCACGCAGGTGCGCCCGCTTGCCGGGCGCCAGGGAGAATGTGATGTACAGACGACTCTGGCTGCTGCTTCCTGTTGTGATCCTCAGCGGCTGCCGCATTGTGTCGCAGCAGGAGCTGGCCGACCTGAAGAATCCCCCCAATCCGCAAATGACCAATATTGCGGGCACATGGCAACAAAAGCTGGTGCCGCAGGTGGCGCATGACGCGAAGCCGCTGGCGCAATTGATGAAAGAACTGCAATCCGCGAAGGATTTTGATACCGCCTGTAAAACCCTGGGTTATCGCAGCCAGGAAGAGAATCCCTGCGTGTTCAGTGTGAGCGTGCAGGGCGAAGTCACCGGGGTTAACACCACTTCACGCAGTGGAAAAATGACGGTGAAAGATGCGTCCGGCGAAACGGTGACGGTGCAGATGGGGCCAATTATTCGCGGTACTGCCCTGCGTGATGCCTACAAAGGGGCCAGCTATCAGGACTTCAACGATCAGGTGTTGTTTGGTGACTATGGCCGGGCCATCAATCAACAGGCGTCCAACATGATGCAAACCTTTAAACCGAAAACCGGCGATAAAGTGGCGCTGGCTGGCGTGTTCAGCAGCTGGGATATTCCGCAACAGGCACCGGATATCACCCCGGCGCAAATCACCCGGCAATAAGGAGATGGCGATGCAGAATCCTCAGCCCGCCGGACAGACGGATGTGATTATCGAAACCCGTAACGTCTCGCGCATCTATCCGGGCGTCACCGCGCTGGATCAGGTCAACTATCGTGTCTATCGCAACAAGGTTAACGTGCTGATTGGTGAAAATGGCGCGGGCAAATCCACCATGATGAAAATGCTGGCCGGGGTGGAAACGCCCTCGTCCGGCGAGATTTGGCTTGATGGTGCAGCGGTCACGCTCAGTTCCACCCATCAGGCGGAACAGCATGGTATCAGCATCATCTTTCAGGAGCTGAACCTGTTCCCCAATATGAATGTGATGGACAACATCTTCATCGCCAATGAGTTTTTCCAGCGTGGCGTGATTAACGAAAAATATCAGTATGCGCTGGCGAAATCCCTGCTGGAGCGACTGGAGCTGGATGTGGATCCCTATGCTCCGTTGGGGGAGCTGGGCATCGGCCATCAGCAACTGGTGGAGATCGCCCGTGCGCTGTCGAAAGACACACGGGTGCTGATTATGGATGAACCCACCAGCGCCCTGAGCCAGTCCGAAGTCAAAGTGCTGTTTAACGTGATTGACCAACTGAAACGGCGCGGCGTCACCATCATCTATATCTCGCACCGGCTGGAGGAGCTGATGGAGATTGGTGACCACATCACCATCTTCCGTGACGGACGTTTTATCAGTGAACGCGAAGTTCGCGATGCCTCTATCCCGTGGATCATTGAACAGATGGTCGGCGACAAGAAAAAACATTTTGATTACCAGCCTGCGCCACAGGGCGAGACGGTGCTCGATGTTACGGGGCTGACGGCGTTACATCAGAACGGCGGTTACAAACTGAATGATGTGTCGTTTTCATTGCGCAAAGGTGAGGTTATCGGCATCTACGGTCTGCTCGGTGCCGGGCGTACCGAGTTGTTTAAGGGGCTGATCGGCATGATGCATTGCCAGTCGGGCACTGTCTGCCTGAATGGTGTCAGCCTCGACAAACAAAACTTCCAGAAACGGCTGAAAAAAGGCATCACCCTGGTGCCGGAAGATCGTCAGACCGAGGGCGTGGTACAGCTGATGTCGATCACCGCCAATATGACCCTTACCGAACTCAGCCTGCGTGGTTTTCGTCGTGCGTTGCGGATGCTCAATCCGCAGCAGGAGCAGCGCCGGGTGGATGAGATGATCAGTCAGCTGGCGATTAAAGTCAGCGATGCGGAGCTTCCCATTACCTCACTCAGTGGCGGTAACCAGCAAAAAGTGGTGCTGGGCAAAGCGCTGATGACCGGTCCACAGGTGGTGCTGCTGGATGAACCCACGCGCGGCATTGACGTGGGGGCGAAAACCGATGTCTACCACCTGATTGGTAACCTGGCGCAACGTGGGCTGGCGGTGATGTTCTCTTCCTCTGAGCTGGATGAAGTGATGGCACTGGCTGACCGTATTCTGGTGATGGCCGATGGCCGTATCACGGCCGATCTGCCCCGAAGCGAAGCGACCAGGGAAGCCCTGATTAGCGCTTCGACACCGCATGATTAAGTGAGGCAAACAATGAATCAAAAATATCTGCTGTACATGTATTTGCTGAAGGCGCGCACCTTTATTGCCTTACTGATTGTCATCAGCTTCTTCAGCCTGATGGTGCCGAACTTTCTCACCACCTCCAACCTGCTGATCATGACACAACATGTGGCGATTACCGGCTTACTGGCTATCGGCATGACGCTGGTGATCCTGACCGGGGGCATTGATTTATCGGTGGGTGCGGTGGCCGGGATTTGCGGCATGGTAGCGGGTGCATTGCTCACCAATGGTCTGCCGCTGTGGGGCGGTAATGTGATGTTCTTCAACGTCCCGGAAGTGATTTTGCTGGTGGCGCTGTTCGGCATCGCCCTCGGTCTGATCAATGGCGCGGTGGTGACGCGACTCGGTGTGGCTCCCTTTATCTGTACCCTCGGCATGATGTATGTCGCGCGTGGATCGGCACTGCTGTTTAACGATGGCAGCACCTACGCCAACCTGGTGGGGATGCCGGAACTGGGTAATACCGGTTTTGCTTTGCTGGGTTCGGGCACCGTGCTGGGCATCTATATCCCTATCTGGCTGATGGTCGGTTTCCTGCTGCTTGGCCTGTATCTGACGCGTAAAACCCCGCTCGGTCGTTATATCTATGCCACCGGCGGTAATGAATCGGCTGCCCGGCTGGCCGGGGTGCCGATCATCAAGGTGAAGGTGTTTGTCTACGCCTTCTCTGGCCTGTGTGCGGCGCTGGTGGGGCTGGTGGTGGCCTCACAGTTACAAACCGCGCACCCGATGACCGGCAACATGTTTGAGATGGATGCCATCGGGGCCACGGTGCTGGGTGGCACGGCGCTGGCGGGCGGACGTGGCCGGGTGTCAGGCTCGATTATCGGCGCTTTCGTTATCGTCTTCCTTGCCGATGGCATGGTGATGATGGGCGTCAGCGATTTCTGGCAGATGGTGATCAAAGGTCTGGTAATTGTCACCGCCGTGGTCATCGATCAGTTCCAGCAAAAATTACAAAGCAAGGTGGTGCTGCTGCGCAGACACGAAAAAAAGCAGCAATCAGCCGCCCTGTCTGAAGTCACTCACGGATAACAGGAGGCAATATGACACGCGATTTTAGTGGAAAGACAGTAGTGATCACCGGAGCCTGTCGCGGCATTGGCGCGGGCATCGCCGAACGGTTTGCCCGCGACGGTGCCCGGCTGGTGATGGTGTCCAACGCCGAGCGGGTATTTGCCACGGCAGAAAAATTAACGCAGGAATATGGCAGCGAGATCCTCGCACTGCAGGTGGATGTCACCAATGAAACCGAAGTGCAGCAGCTGTATCAGCAGGCTGCCGGACGTTTTGGCAGCATTGATGTCTCGATCCAGAACGCCGGGGTGATCACCATCGATCGCTTCGACAGCATGCCGAAAAGTGATTTTGAAAAGATTCTGGCGGTCAATACCACAGGCGTCTGGTTGTGCTGCCGTGAAGCGGCAAAATATATGGTGAAGCAGAGGAGCGGCAGTCTGATCAACACCTCATCCGGGCAGGGGCGGCAGGGGTTTATCTATACGCCGCATTACGCCGCCAGCAAGATGGGGGTGATCGGTATTACGCAAAGTCTGGCGCTGGAACTGGCTCCCTGGCACATCACCGTCAACGCGTTTTGCCCCGGCATTATCGAGAGCGAAATGTGGGACTACAATGACCGCGTCTGGGGCGAGATCCTCAGCAACGACAAGAAGCAATATGGCAAAGGCGAGTTGATGGCGGAGTGGGTGGAGAATATCCCACTGAAACGCGCCGGACAGCCACAGGATGTTGCCGGGCTGGTGGCATTTCTGGCCTCGGATGATGCGCGTTATATCACCGGGCAAACCATCAATGTGGACGGTGGTTTGATCTTTTCATAACAATCGCATGGGTCGTAGCGGCGTGATTTATCACGCTGTGGTTTTTGCGCCGCTCTTTAAAGACGCGCGATAAATCGCGCCGTTACGGCCTTCTGCACAATTCAACGTTTTGGCCGAAAATCGCACCGCCCTGTAGCGGAGCGATTTATCGCGCAGGGTTTCCAGACTCCCTCACTAACTTGCAGAACAAATCGGCTATTCAGACAGAGTGACACTGCGGAAATCGAGAAATATGTTAAGGTTATCTTTACGCTGTTTTGTGAGAGACCTCTAATTTTTATCTGAATTGAACCCGATTTCGTTATGTTACCAGCTGTTTTGATACCTCAATCTCTGCGTTTTACCCTCGGTGCTGCGGCACTGCTTATCGCTGTGCCTGCGGCCCAGGCGCTGATGCCCGACAACAATATTTCCGCTACACCATTTGGTGACGCGGCGCATTTCGTGAAGATGGCCGATGATTTACCCGCCCTTGGTTACCAGGCTGACAGTGAAAATCTGTCGAAAAAGCTGGCGGATATGGCGAAAAGCATCGGCGAGGCGAGCGAGAGCAGCAGCGATACTACTTTTGGTCATCAGGCGGGTGTCTGGGCATTTAATCATTTTCGCGATGAAGTGGCTGAGCGGGTAGCGAGCGAAGGGCAGTCGATGCTCTCACCTTATGGCACTGCGCAGATTGATTTGAATGTCGATATGGACGGCAACTTCACCGGCAGTGGTGCCGAATTGCTGACACCCTGGGCCGATCGCCAGCGTTATCTCACCTTTAGCCAACTGGGTTTTAATCAGACGGATGACGGTCTGGTGGCTAGCGCCGGACTGGGTCAGCGCTGGGTGGCCGGTAACTGGCTGCTCGGTTATAACGCGTTTGTCGATCATATGTTCGATAGCAGTTTGCAGCGCGGTTCGCTGGGTACGGAGGCCTGGGCGGATTATCTGCGTTTTTCTGCTAACTACTATTACCCACTTTCGGGCTGGCACAACGGCGACCCTAATCAGCAGCAGCGCATGGCGCGTGGCTATGATTTTACGACTCAGGGTTATCTGCCGTTTTATCGCCAGCTTGGCGCCTCGGTCAGCTGGGAGCAGTATCTGGGGCAGGATGTGGATCTGTTTAATTCTGGCACACGCTATCACAATCCGTCGGCACTGACCTTTGGTCTTTCCTACACGCCGGTGCCGCTGGTTACCGTCTCCGCCAGCCACAAAACCAGCAGTGAAGGGGAGAGCCAGGACCAGTTCGGCCTGCGGCTGAATTATCGTTTTGGCGTGGCCTTAAGCCAGCAGCTGGATGCCGCTAATGTGGCCGCTGCCCGCTCGCTGCGCGGTAGCCGCTACGACACGGTCACGCGTAATTACACGCCGGTCATGGAGTACCGCCAGCGCAAAACGTTATCGGTATTCCTTGCCACACCGCCGTGGCAGCTGAATGGCGGTGAGAATTTGCCATTGAAGCTGCAAATCCGCTCGGTCAATCCCATCATCGCGGTCAGCTGGCAAGGCGATACTCAGGCGCTGAGCCTGACCCCGCCAGCCAACCCGAATGATCCCCAGGGCTGG
This genomic stretch from Pantoea cypripedii harbors:
- a CDS encoding glucose 1-dehydrogenase, whose protein sequence is MTRDFSGKTVVITGACRGIGAGIAERFARDGARLVMVSNAERVFATAEKLTQEYGSEILALQVDVTNETEVQQLYQQAAGRFGSIDVSIQNAGVITIDRFDSMPKSDFEKILAVNTTGVWLCCREAAKYMVKQRSGSLINTSSGQGRQGFIYTPHYAASKMGVIGITQSLALELAPWHITVNAFCPGIIESEMWDYNDRVWGEILSNDKKQYGKGELMAEWVENIPLKRAGQPQDVAGLVAFLASDDARYITGQTINVDGGLIFS
- a CDS encoding DUF2291 family protein, which translates into the protein MYRRLWLLLPVVILSGCRIVSQQELADLKNPPNPQMTNIAGTWQQKLVPQVAHDAKPLAQLMKELQSAKDFDTACKTLGYRSQEENPCVFSVSVQGEVTGVNTTSRSGKMTVKDASGETVTVQMGPIIRGTALRDAYKGASYQDFNDQVLFGDYGRAINQQASNMMQTFKPKTGDKVALAGVFSSWDIPQQAPDITPAQITRQ
- a CDS encoding YchO/YchP family invasin, coding for MLPAVLIPQSLRFTLGAAALLIAVPAAQALMPDNNISATPFGDAAHFVKMADDLPALGYQADSENLSKKLADMAKSIGEASESSSDTTFGHQAGVWAFNHFRDEVAERVASEGQSMLSPYGTAQIDLNVDMDGNFTGSGAELLTPWADRQRYLTFSQLGFNQTDDGLVASAGLGQRWVAGNWLLGYNAFVDHMFDSSLQRGSLGTEAWADYLRFSANYYYPLSGWHNGDPNQQQRMARGYDFTTQGYLPFYRQLGASVSWEQYLGQDVDLFNSGTRYHNPSALTFGLSYTPVPLVTVSASHKTSSEGESQDQFGLRLNYRFGVALSQQLDAANVAAARSLRGSRYDTVTRNYTPVMEYRQRKTLSVFLATPPWQLNGGENLPLKLQIRSVNPIIAVSWQGDTQALSLTPPANPNDPQGWSIIMPAWDNTPGASNHYRLAVTLEDSKHNRVTSNWITLQLQQPFTLNQTEGARFDVLEP
- a CDS encoding GolD/DthD family dehydrogenase; this translates as MSGEYDVNLRYGVNADQDLTGKVAVVTGGLGGIAMASNQMLLEKGARLALLYPPFESDKVASVSSQFDAERVLLVCCDVTDPQSVEEAFSRVEQHYGHLDILVNCAGYVMLQPVLETEFAEWQKQIAVNLTGPFLCSQAAGKRMIRAGQGGKIINIASQAASIAIDNHVAYTSAKAGLLGMTKVMAKEFAPHRINVNTLSPTVVLTPMGEKAWRGEKGEQMKTLIPLGRFAYTDEIAAAVLFFASNGSDMITGADLMIDGGFTIW
- a CDS encoding D-ribose ABC transporter substrate-binding protein; translated protein: MKTRTLLLTAIASCLVSHVSLAADKGTIMILVNSLDNPYYASEAKGANLKAQELGYKTSVLSHGEDVKKQSELIDAAIGKKVQGIVLDNADSTASVAAIKKAKDAGIPVVLINREIPVDDVALEQITHNNFQAGSDVANVFVEKMGEKGKYAELTCNLADNNCVTRSKSFHQVLDQYPDMQSVARQDAKGTLIDGKRIMDSILQAHPDVKGVICGNGPVALGAIAALKAAGRNDVTVVGIDGSNDERDAVEAGSLKATVMLQAQAIAAQGVTDLDNYIQKGTKPEKQRVMFRGILITPENAKNVQDFNYKS
- a CDS encoding sugar ABC transporter ATP-binding protein, with amino-acid sequence MQNPQPAGQTDVIIETRNVSRIYPGVTALDQVNYRVYRNKVNVLIGENGAGKSTMMKMLAGVETPSSGEIWLDGAAVTLSSTHQAEQHGISIIFQELNLFPNMNVMDNIFIANEFFQRGVINEKYQYALAKSLLERLELDVDPYAPLGELGIGHQQLVEIARALSKDTRVLIMDEPTSALSQSEVKVLFNVIDQLKRRGVTIIYISHRLEELMEIGDHITIFRDGRFISEREVRDASIPWIIEQMVGDKKKHFDYQPAPQGETVLDVTGLTALHQNGGYKLNDVSFSLRKGEVIGIYGLLGAGRTELFKGLIGMMHCQSGTVCLNGVSLDKQNFQKRLKKGITLVPEDRQTEGVVQLMSITANMTLTELSLRGFRRALRMLNPQQEQRRVDEMISQLAIKVSDAELPITSLSGGNQQKVVLGKALMTGPQVVLLDEPTRGIDVGAKTDVYHLIGNLAQRGLAVMFSSSELDEVMALADRILVMADGRITADLPRSEATREALISASTPHD
- a CDS encoding ABC transporter permease, producing MNQKYLLYMYLLKARTFIALLIVISFFSLMVPNFLTTSNLLIMTQHVAITGLLAIGMTLVILTGGIDLSVGAVAGICGMVAGALLTNGLPLWGGNVMFFNVPEVILLVALFGIALGLINGAVVTRLGVAPFICTLGMMYVARGSALLFNDGSTYANLVGMPELGNTGFALLGSGTVLGIYIPIWLMVGFLLLGLYLTRKTPLGRYIYATGGNESAARLAGVPIIKVKVFVYAFSGLCAALVGLVVASQLQTAHPMTGNMFEMDAIGATVLGGTALAGGRGRVSGSIIGAFVIVFLADGMVMMGVSDFWQMVIKGLVIVTAVVIDQFQQKLQSKVVLLRRHEKKQQSAALSEVTHG